A window of Paenibacillus polygoni contains these coding sequences:
- a CDS encoding lysophospholipid acyltransferase family protein, giving the protein MIYSIGRFLLNVIYTVLFRLEATGRENIPREGGVVLCCNHISNFDPPTLGIKIHRKIRFMAKSELFEVPVLGPILKELGAFPVKRGGVSKDSIKTALNILRGGEVLGIFPQGSRHNDGGMGKKGAASFALRSGAAVVPAAVIGEYKPFRKMKIVYGEPVDLDEFRDDPTGESLERATEKIMSKIDEMAKTGVPSKP; this is encoded by the coding sequence ATGATTTATTCAATTGGTCGGTTTCTGTTAAACGTAATTTACACTGTTCTATTTCGTTTAGAGGCCACCGGGAGAGAGAATATTCCCCGCGAAGGCGGCGTGGTATTGTGTTGTAATCACATTAGTAACTTTGACCCGCCAACTCTTGGAATTAAGATTCACCGCAAGATCCGATTTATGGCAAAAAGTGAATTGTTTGAAGTTCCGGTACTCGGTCCGATCTTGAAAGAACTCGGAGCATTCCCTGTGAAACGGGGCGGTGTGAGTAAGGATTCCATTAAAACAGCGCTTAACATCCTTCGGGGTGGAGAAGTCTTGGGGATTTTCCCGCAAGGCAGTCGGCATAATGATGGCGGTATGGGAAAAAAGGGAGCTGCTAGTTTCGCACTGCGAAGCGGAGCTGCTGTAGTACCTGCTGCTGTAATCGGTGAATACAAACCTTTCAGAAAAATGAAAATTGTTTACGGTGAACCCGTTGATCTAGATGAGTTCAGAGATGATCCTACAGGAGAGTCACTTGAACGGGCAACGGAAAAAATTATGTCTAAAATTGATGAAATGGCGAAAACGGGTGTACCATCGAAGCCGTAA
- the cmk gene encoding (d)CMP kinase, with amino-acid sequence MTSQNTAENGKLNVAIDGPAGAGKSTVARRVASKLSYVYVDTGAMYRAVTYYMLRHEIKPEEVDTVLAHVRKLDIELIPAEGGQKVFLNGEEVSGPIRSREVTGVVSLYSQIEDLRHHLVEMQRKMALRKGVVMDGRDIGTTVLPDAEVKIFMTASVRERALRRFKELDKTEEVTLDQLEREIAARDKLDQEREVSPLRQAEDAFVLDTTSMSIDEVVEHIVTRCMEVRGEVGL; translated from the coding sequence TTGACAAGCCAGAATACAGCAGAGAACGGGAAACTGAACGTGGCTATTGACGGTCCCGCAGGAGCTGGGAAAAGTACCGTTGCTAGACGCGTGGCGAGCAAACTGTCTTATGTGTACGTGGATACAGGCGCTATGTATCGTGCTGTAACCTATTATATGCTTCGCCATGAGATTAAACCAGAAGAGGTAGATACCGTACTTGCACACGTTAGAAAACTGGATATTGAACTTATACCAGCGGAAGGCGGGCAGAAGGTATTCCTTAATGGGGAAGAAGTATCAGGGCCGATCCGTTCGAGAGAAGTTACTGGAGTTGTATCCTTATATTCGCAAATCGAAGATTTGCGTCATCACCTTGTTGAGATGCAGAGAAAAATGGCACTTCGCAAGGGCGTTGTTATGGATGGAAGGGACATCGGAACGACGGTTTTACCCGATGCAGAAGTGAAAATTTTTATGACCGCAAGCGTTAGGGAACGTGCACTTCGTAGGTTCAAGGAACTCGATAAGACGGAAGAGGTAACACTTGACCAGCTCGAGAGAGAGATTGCGGCTCGGGACAAGCTGGATCAGGAACGTGAAGTTTCGCCGCTGCGTCAAGCAGAAGATGCCTTCGTTCTTGATACCACATCAATGAGTATTGATGAGGTTGTTGAACACATTGTAACGCGCTGTATGGAAGTCAGGGGAGAGGTTGGATTATGA
- a CDS encoding flagellar brake protein produces the protein MYPKVNDVLFIQLPSEGEKEANYEYRSRIAETDEDDIYMEVPIREGSGHLKKLHMGDELSVYFLTEGGVKHYFNTYVTGFKEDVIRMVKFRKPSAEEIFQVQRRNFLRVQSKLELAVKFKHDFTRFLTYTDDVGGGGISFVGYSKHEVKEGQILSCWLLLPYKNGELEHVPFEGIVVRSITLESGRQKAMLEFTQISDMERQKIIKYCFERQLDFRGR, from the coding sequence TTGTATCCGAAAGTAAATGATGTGTTGTTCATACAGTTACCCTCAGAAGGTGAGAAAGAAGCGAATTACGAATACCGTTCAAGAATTGCCGAAACAGATGAAGATGATATTTATATGGAAGTTCCGATTCGTGAAGGAAGCGGGCATCTGAAAAAACTTCATATGGGCGATGAGCTGTCGGTTTACTTTCTAACAGAAGGTGGAGTAAAGCATTACTTTAATACATACGTGACTGGTTTCAAAGAAGATGTAATAAGAATGGTGAAGTTTCGTAAACCGTCTGCAGAAGAAATTTTTCAGGTGCAGCGGCGTAATTTTTTAAGAGTCCAGTCCAAGTTAGAACTGGCAGTTAAGTTCAAACACGATTTTACCCGGTTTCTAACCTATACCGATGATGTAGGCGGAGGAGGCATTTCTTTTGTAGGGTATTCCAAACATGAAGTTAAGGAAGGACAGATCCTTTCTTGTTGGCTGTTGCTTCCTTATAAGAACGGAGAGCTTGAACATGTTCCTTTTGAAGGCATCGTGGTTCGAAGCATTACCCTCGAAAGTGGGCGGCAGAAAGCCATGCTTGAATTTACACAAATCTCCGACATGGAACGTCAAAAAATAATAAAGTACTGTTTTGAGCGTCAACTTGACTTTAGAGGCAGATAA
- the ypeB gene encoding germination protein YpeB, producing MYKRLSSVLFPIVSILLIGSLIWGYQQYQQRNAVALKSENQYQRLFHDLSYHMDRIHSELGNTLAVSSTSDGMHKKGLMNVWMLASQAQSELNQLPLTSLPVNKTEELLSRISKFAYQTSLRDLREKPLTAQEKENLRTLYKNSAEINKDLDQVQLSVLSDNLKWGDAEAVINAQGNKQQQNVIVDGLRAVDQKVGNYPPMDWGPSVSSLYEHRTVRKLGGVPVTTEDIKRKAQKFTDIDSPAIQVIQNGKGTDYRSYTASLTAPDGHLIRMDFTVDGGLLISYNDEREVGPKQVNRDTAMSKADRFLEHKGYRDMKAVAYNEYDNLGNFTYVREHDDVLVYPEKITVRVGLDNGEVIGIQASDFLNEHKDDRKFAEPKIKLKEARAQLNPDFKVSFTRKALIKNEYNEEVLCYQFGGKINDTMYRIYINTETGVEEAVEEIPAPTAGSKM from the coding sequence ATGTATAAAAGGTTAAGTTCGGTGTTATTCCCAATTGTATCAATACTGCTCATTGGTTCTTTGATCTGGGGATATCAACAATATCAACAACGTAATGCAGTTGCTTTGAAGTCGGAAAATCAATATCAACGTCTATTTCATGATCTCTCGTACCACATGGACCGGATTCATTCGGAACTAGGAAATACGCTTGCGGTTAGCAGTACATCAGATGGCATGCATAAAAAGGGGCTTATGAATGTATGGATGCTTGCGAGTCAAGCGCAGAGCGAACTTAATCAGCTTCCACTCACATCGCTTCCCGTTAACAAAACAGAAGAACTTCTATCTCGCATATCTAAATTTGCGTATCAAACTTCGTTAAGAGATCTTCGTGAGAAGCCCTTAACAGCTCAAGAAAAAGAGAATCTTAGAACTTTGTACAAAAACTCAGCTGAGATTAACAAAGATTTGGATCAGGTACAATTATCTGTACTCTCTGATAACCTGAAGTGGGGTGACGCAGAGGCTGTTATCAATGCGCAAGGGAATAAGCAACAGCAAAATGTAATAGTAGACGGTCTTCGAGCTGTGGATCAAAAAGTCGGTAACTATCCACCTATGGATTGGGGACCATCCGTTTCGAGTCTTTATGAGCATCGTACGGTGCGTAAATTAGGCGGAGTACCTGTTACTACGGAAGACATTAAACGAAAAGCACAAAAGTTCACGGATATAGACAGTCCCGCTATTCAGGTGATCCAGAACGGGAAAGGGACAGATTACAGGTCCTACACCGCAAGCCTTACTGCACCAGATGGTCATTTGATTCGTATGGATTTTACTGTGGATGGCGGCCTGCTAATTTCATATAACGATGAAAGAGAAGTAGGTCCAAAACAAGTAAATCGGGATACAGCAATGTCTAAAGCCGATCGTTTCCTTGAGCACAAAGGATATCGTGATATGAAAGCTGTTGCTTACAATGAATATGACAATCTAGGTAACTTCACTTATGTAAGAGAACATGATGATGTGCTCGTTTATCCTGAGAAAATTACGGTCCGTGTAGGTCTGGATAACGGAGAGGTTATTGGGATCCAAGCATCCGATTTCCTTAACGAACATAAGGATGATCGTAAATTTGCAGAGCCGAAAATTAAGCTGAAAGAGGCAAGAGCACAGCTGAATCCTGACTTTAAAGTATCCTTTACGCGGAAAGCGTTAATAAAAAACGAGTATAACGAAGAAGTACTGTGCTATCAATTTGGCGGCAAAATTAACGATACGATGTACCGGATATACATTAATACAGAGACAGGTGTTGAAGAAGCAGTGGAGGAAATCCCTGCTCCAACCGCTGGTTCTAAAATGTAG